A genomic window from Aquitalea aquatilis includes:
- the folK gene encoding 2-amino-4-hydroxy-6-hydroxymethyldihydropteridine diphosphokinase: MSLAYVALGSNLEQPADQIRAALAALAALDGSQLLSHSSLYLTTPVGYLDQPDFINAVALLETALTPYQLLDALMQIEAGFGRERSFRNAPRLLDLDVLLYQDTVLDDPQLLLPHPRMHQRAFVMVPLAEIAPGQQVGEHGLAADIAAALDCAGVVRLESSAQPRRQA, encoded by the coding sequence GTGAGCCTAGCCTACGTCGCTCTGGGAAGTAACCTGGAGCAACCGGCTGACCAGATCAGGGCCGCGCTCGCGGCCCTTGCCGCTCTTGACGGCAGCCAGCTGCTCAGCCATTCCTCGCTCTACCTCACCACGCCGGTGGGTTATCTCGACCAGCCCGACTTCATCAATGCCGTTGCCCTGCTGGAAACCGCGCTGACGCCTTATCAGCTACTGGATGCGCTGATGCAGATCGAGGCCGGTTTCGGCCGCGAACGCAGCTTCCGCAACGCACCGCGGTTGCTGGATCTGGACGTTTTGTTGTATCAGGACACCGTACTGGACGACCCGCAACTGCTGTTGCCGCATCCGCGCATGCACCAGCGGGCCTTTGTCATGGTACCGTTGGCGGAAATTGCCCCCGGCCAGCAGGTGGGGGAACACGGTCTGGCCGCCGACATTGCTGCTGCACTGGATTGTGCCGGCGTGGTGCGGCTGGAGTCGTCTGCTCAGCCAAGGAGACAAGCATGA